Proteins from a genomic interval of Phaeobacter gallaeciensis DSM 26640:
- a CDS encoding ABC transporter permease, protein MATIQYILKRLALMAVTFFLVMIIIFLLVRLLPGDPAIAIAGDRASDADLAAIRERLGLNQPLVIQFWQFLSNTVQGDLGRSILMRAPVMDVIASRLPTTLFLTTYAVALSVLIAGPLAFVAALNRGRWPDAVIRTVFQVGLSMPVFYIGLILLTFLAAQLRWFPVGGYGDSFGARLYHLFLPSVAVALYTSAIIMRNLRSAIVEVVDAEYVEFARAKGLSAWQILGRHVLRNALISTVTLLGLSIGNLMSGTLVTETVFAVPGVGRLMLEAIFARDYPLIQGLTLTFAVLVSIVFLLTDLIQSALDPRMRLT, encoded by the coding sequence ATGGCCACTATTCAATATATTCTCAAGCGCCTGGCACTGATGGCGGTGACCTTCTTTCTGGTCATGATCATCATCTTTTTGCTGGTGCGCCTGTTGCCGGGGGATCCGGCTATCGCCATTGCAGGGGATCGCGCGTCTGACGCTGACCTAGCTGCCATTCGAGAACGACTGGGGCTGAACCAACCCCTTGTGATCCAGTTCTGGCAATTCCTGTCCAACACCGTCCAGGGGGATCTGGGACGTTCGATCCTGATGCGCGCCCCGGTGATGGATGTGATTGCCAGCCGCCTGCCAACGACGCTGTTTCTGACCACCTATGCGGTGGCCTTGTCCGTGCTGATTGCGGGGCCGCTGGCTTTTGTTGCGGCACTCAACCGGGGGCGCTGGCCGGATGCGGTGATCCGCACTGTTTTTCAGGTCGGCCTGTCGATGCCGGTGTTTTATATTGGTCTGATATTGCTCACCTTTCTGGCGGCACAGCTGCGCTGGTTCCCGGTGGGCGGATATGGCGATAGCTTTGGGGCAAGGCTTTATCATCTGTTCCTGCCGTCGGTGGCGGTCGCACTTTATACATCTGCGATCATCATGCGGAACCTGCGGTCGGCCATCGTTGAGGTGGTGGATGCGGAATATGTCGAATTTGCCCGAGCCAAAGGGCTGTCGGCCTGGCAGATACTTGGGCGGCATGTGCTGCGAAATGCGCTGATCTCCACAGTCACGCTGCTGGGTCTGTCTATTGGCAACCTGATGAGCGGGACTTTGGTTACCGAGACGGTCTTTGCCGTTCCGGGGGTGGGCCGGTTGATGCTGGAGGCGATTTTTGCCCGTGATTATCCGCTGATTCAGGGGCTGACCCTGACGTTTGCCGTGCTGGTGTCGATCGTATTCCTGCTGACCGATCTGATCCAGAGCGCCCTAGACCCGAGGATGCGACTGACATGA
- a CDS encoding trans-3-hydroxy-L-proline dehydratase has translation MRSTKTVHVISAHAEGEVGDVIVGGVAPPPGATLWEQRSFIAEDQTLRNFMLNEPRGGVFRHVNLLVPPKHPDADIGFIIMEPEFTPPMSGSNSICVATVLLDSGILPMQEPETHLTLEAPGGLVRVRAECRDGKAQRIYVRNVPSFAGEISVPLNVPGIGTLHVDTAYGGDSFVVVQAADLELEICEPEAKTLAQIGSRILGAANQQLGFTHPTNPDWAHISFCAFCGPLTPTATGLRSRSAVTIQPGKVDRSPTGTAVSARMALMLAKGQITAEQDFEAISIIGSSFKGRIAAQTTVGDLAAIIPEISGRGWITGTHQHMLDPDDPWPTGYRLSDTWGA, from the coding sequence ATGCGCAGCACCAAGACCGTACATGTAATTTCCGCTCATGCCGAGGGGGAAGTGGGCGATGTCATCGTTGGCGGTGTCGCCCCGCCGCCCGGCGCCACCCTCTGGGAGCAGCGCTCTTTCATCGCAGAGGACCAGACCCTACGGAATTTTATGCTCAATGAACCGCGCGGTGGCGTGTTTCGGCATGTGAACCTTCTCGTGCCACCGAAACATCCGGATGCCGATATAGGTTTCATCATCATGGAACCCGAGTTCACGCCGCCGATGTCGGGGTCAAATTCGATCTGCGTTGCCACCGTCCTGCTGGACAGTGGCATCCTGCCAATGCAGGAACCCGAGACCCACCTGACGCTGGAGGCGCCCGGTGGTTTGGTGCGCGTCCGCGCCGAATGCAGGGACGGCAAGGCGCAGCGCATTTATGTTCGAAATGTCCCCAGCTTTGCTGGCGAAATCAGCGTTCCGTTGAACGTGCCGGGAATCGGAACCCTGCATGTAGATACCGCCTATGGCGGCGACAGTTTTGTGGTGGTTCAGGCTGCGGATCTGGAGCTTGAGATCTGCGAGCCAGAAGCCAAAACACTGGCCCAGATCGGCAGCCGCATCCTTGGGGCAGCCAATCAGCAGCTGGGGTTTACCCATCCCACCAACCCGGACTGGGCGCATATTTCTTTCTGCGCGTTCTGCGGACCGCTCACGCCGACAGCAACCGGTCTGCGCAGTCGCTCGGCCGTGACGATCCAACCTGGCAAGGTTGATCGCTCTCCAACCGGCACTGCTGTTTCAGCGCGGATGGCTCTCATGCTCGCCAAGGGGCAGATAACCGCAGAACAGGACTTCGAGGCAATTTCAATCATCGGCTCAAGCTTTAAGGGCCGCATCGCGGCGCAAACAACCGTGGGTGACCTCGCCGCAATCATACCTGAAATCAGCGGGAGGGGGTGGATCACCGGCACACACCAACACATGCTGGATCCCGACGATCCTTGGCCAACAGGCTATCGCCTCAGTGACACCTGGGGGGCGTGA
- a CDS encoding aldehyde dehydrogenase family protein, with product MSADQLIAAYFETGTLPDLPRDHFIDGRAVASGAGERMESFDPGRGTAFADFAAGDAADVDHAVSSAVAGFEAWSATPPARRCAILNEAARLMRQEAEHLAVVECIDSGKTLAEARGDIAGSARLLEYYAGAADKLDGRSVNLGNGNAAFTLREPVGVTAHIVPWNYPTSTLVRGIAPALATGCSAVVKPAETTPFTALMIADLLIRAGLPAGVVNVVTGTGIAVGAPLVRDPRVRHVTFTGSVATGVGVMQSVAPNVTGLTLELGGKSPLVAFGDADVDAVVEGALWAIFSNAGQICSAGSRLVIHRSLHAEVRDKLVARAQMLRVGHGLRGPDIGAVNSVRHLAQIADHVSRAGARGVEIVTGGEVLTDVESGAGWFYAPTILDNLAANDDAVQQEIFGPVLAIQVFDDEAEALALANGTEFALAAGIYTQDIATALRMARRIDAGQVTVNDYWAGGIELPFGGNRKSGFGREKGLEGLDAYTRSKAITLAV from the coding sequence ATGAGCGCTGATCAATTGATCGCCGCCTATTTTGAGACCGGGACGCTGCCGGATCTGCCGCGTGATCATTTCATTGATGGGCGCGCTGTAGCATCTGGGGCCGGCGAGCGGATGGAGAGTTTCGACCCCGGACGGGGTACCGCATTTGCTGATTTTGCAGCGGGCGATGCGGCGGATGTTGATCACGCGGTGTCCAGCGCCGTGGCCGGGTTTGAAGCTTGGAGTGCCACACCTCCTGCGCGGCGATGCGCCATCCTGAACGAAGCCGCTCGGCTGATGCGGCAGGAGGCGGAGCATCTGGCCGTTGTTGAATGCATCGATAGCGGGAAGACCCTGGCGGAGGCGCGTGGTGATATCGCGGGGTCTGCTCGACTGCTGGAGTATTACGCCGGTGCTGCGGACAAATTGGATGGGCGCAGTGTGAACCTCGGCAATGGCAATGCTGCATTCACCCTGCGTGAGCCAGTTGGCGTGACCGCGCATATCGTGCCGTGGAACTATCCGACCTCAACCTTGGTTCGCGGCATCGCACCGGCGTTGGCGACAGGGTGTTCCGCGGTTGTGAAACCGGCGGAGACAACGCCGTTCACGGCCCTGATGATTGCCGATCTTCTGATCCGGGCGGGGCTGCCTGCGGGCGTGGTCAACGTGGTGACGGGCACCGGGATTGCTGTAGGCGCACCGCTGGTACGTGACCCCCGTGTGCGGCATGTCACCTTCACGGGTTCGGTGGCCACTGGGGTTGGTGTGATGCAGAGCGTGGCCCCCAATGTGACCGGGTTGACGCTGGAGCTGGGGGGCAAATCCCCTCTTGTTGCCTTTGGTGATGCGGATGTGGATGCCGTGGTTGAGGGCGCGCTTTGGGCGATTTTCTCGAACGCGGGGCAGATCTGTTCCGCCGGATCGCGGTTGGTGATCCACCGCAGTCTTCATGCCGAGGTGCGTGACAAACTGGTGGCGCGGGCGCAGATGTTGCGGGTGGGCCACGGGTTGCGCGGGCCGGATATCGGAGCGGTAAACTCTGTCCGGCATTTGGCGCAGATAGCCGATCATGTCAGCCGCGCCGGGGCGCGCGGGGTTGAGATCGTCACCGGTGGCGAAGTTCTGACCGATGTTGAGAGTGGCGCGGGCTGGTTCTATGCGCCGACCATTCTGGATAACCTCGCGGCCAACGATGATGCCGTCCAGCAGGAGATTTTTGGCCCTGTGTTGGCCATTCAGGTCTTTGACGACGAGGCTGAGGCGCTGGCCCTGGCCAATGGTACCGAATTTGCGTTGGCTGCGGGTATCTACACTCAGGATATCGCAACCGCGCTGCGTATGGCGCGGCGGATTGATGCGGGGCAGGTGACCGTCAATGACTATTGGGCGGGCGGGATTGAGCTGCCGTTTGGCGGCAACCGTAAATCGGGGTTCGGGCGAGAGAAGGGTCTGGAAGGTCTGGATGCCTATACCAGAAGCAAGGCGATCACGTTGGCCGTTTGA
- a CDS encoding ABC transporter substrate-binding protein, with protein sequence MTKKLVAAAAVLTTALTAPALAQDRGGVLNFARYDGSTLIDPIYADRNPDIWMVGSLFDTLLRPSQDGNSVVPGLAESYTVSEDGTTVSLTLREGIKFSDGTPLTGEDVVFSLNRARDADLSPWAGLLGTLDTVANNGSEIKLTLSAPDPTILSMLATFTTGIVSKATFEAADGATDQEKSAAIFAAKSAGVGTGPFYLCGFEQGTSMDFCANEHYWRAGADGKPLPYLEGVHFEIIPDDATRILKLQAGEMDAAEFIPFSRVAELEADPKIDMNLFPSTRIIYSPINTRPTRADGSPNPLADARVRQALNYATNKQALIGLVLQGAGKPMTSPLMAAATQLATETDPLYGYDIDKAKALIAEAGLAPGTEITFTTLAGSADDSTIFAALQQMWAPLGIQLKVEQVDNATRGAKNRSGEFDIHTYGWVNDVNDPSQVTGWLGYFPTAKAVGTGWENEKFNSLFEASATEMDADSRAGQYAEMQSIYAEAAPLLFMYETPFAVAVAKSVSGYVQTPLGNNLFEEASINR encoded by the coding sequence ATGACAAAAAAACTGGTGGCGGCTGCAGCCGTCCTGACCACAGCATTGACCGCGCCAGCCCTGGCGCAGGACCGCGGCGGCGTGCTGAATTTCGCCCGCTATGATGGCTCTACGCTGATTGACCCGATCTATGCTGATCGGAACCCAGACATCTGGATGGTTGGCAGTCTGTTTGATACATTGCTGCGCCCCAGTCAGGATGGGAACTCCGTCGTACCTGGCCTCGCCGAGAGCTATACTGTGTCAGAAGATGGTACCACCGTGTCGTTGACCCTGCGTGAGGGCATCAAGTTTTCCGACGGAACACCGCTCACCGGTGAAGATGTGGTGTTTTCGCTGAATCGTGCGCGTGATGCTGATCTAAGCCCTTGGGCGGGTCTTCTCGGAACATTGGATACAGTTGCCAATAATGGCAGTGAGATCAAGCTGACGCTTTCGGCGCCTGATCCCACGATCCTGTCGATGCTCGCCACCTTCACGACCGGCATCGTTTCCAAGGCGACGTTCGAGGCTGCCGATGGTGCGACCGATCAGGAAAAATCCGCTGCTATATTTGCCGCGAAAAGTGCTGGCGTTGGCACCGGGCCCTTTTACCTCTGTGGGTTCGAACAGGGGACCTCGATGGATTTCTGTGCCAATGAGCACTACTGGCGCGCTGGGGCTGACGGCAAACCGCTGCCTTACCTGGAGGGCGTTCATTTTGAAATCATTCCGGATGACGCCACCCGCATTCTGAAGCTGCAGGCGGGCGAGATGGATGCGGCAGAGTTCATCCCTTTCTCGCGCGTGGCTGAGCTGGAAGCGGATCCGAAGATTGATATGAACCTGTTCCCGTCAACCAGGATTATCTATTCGCCGATCAACACGCGCCCGACGCGGGCGGATGGGTCGCCCAACCCGCTGGCCGATGCGCGTGTGCGCCAGGCGTTGAACTATGCCACCAACAAGCAGGCGCTGATTGGCCTGGTGCTGCAGGGGGCTGGCAAGCCGATGACCTCGCCGCTGATGGCGGCGGCGACGCAGCTGGCCACTGAAACCGATCCGCTCTACGGCTATGATATCGACAAGGCAAAGGCGCTGATTGCCGAGGCCGGTCTGGCGCCGGGCACGGAGATCACCTTTACCACTCTGGCCGGTTCCGCTGATGACAGCACCATCTTCGCAGCGCTGCAGCAGATGTGGGCGCCTTTGGGTATCCAGCTGAAGGTGGAGCAGGTGGATAATGCCACCCGTGGTGCAAAAAATCGGTCTGGTGAGTTCGACATCCATACCTATGGCTGGGTCAATGACGTGAATGATCCAAGTCAGGTCACCGGTTGGCTGGGCTATTTCCCGACGGCGAAGGCGGTTGGCACAGGTTGGGAGAACGAGAAGTTCAACAGCCTGTTCGAAGCCTCGGCGACGGAAATGGATGCGGACTCTCGTGCTGGCCAATACGCCGAGATGCAGTCGATCTATGCCGAAGCCGCACCGCTTCTGTTCATGTATGAGACGCCGTTTGCCGTGGCCGTGGCCAAGAGTGTCAGCGGATATGTGCAGACACCGTTGGGTAACAACCTGTTCGAGGAGGCGTCGATCAACCGCTGA
- a CDS encoding GntR family transcriptional regulator, whose product MAARRAISRNTLPDVIAADLRERILSGELAEGEPIRQEALAEEYDVSRMPVREALKRLDAEGLVLFTNNRGATVTKHSLREIAEIFDLRILVEVDLFRRSIPAMTTTDFARCDQILDEMDASYDADDVATWGALNHRYHSALYAAAERKLTNEMLQGLSLHSDRFIRMHLSVMKQREPAKAEHRDLLALAEARDIDAACTALTRHISRTKEELLTLVAENRA is encoded by the coding sequence ATGGCAGCAAGGCGTGCCATCTCCCGCAACACCCTCCCCGACGTTATCGCCGCCGATCTGCGTGAACGCATTTTGAGCGGCGAACTGGCGGAGGGTGAACCGATCCGTCAGGAGGCTTTGGCCGAAGAATATGACGTGTCACGCATGCCCGTGCGCGAGGCACTGAAGCGCTTGGACGCCGAAGGTTTGGTGCTGTTCACAAACAATCGTGGAGCCACGGTGACCAAACACTCGCTGCGGGAAATCGCTGAAATCTTTGATCTACGTATTCTGGTCGAGGTGGATCTGTTTCGCCGTTCGATCCCCGCGATGACCACTACGGATTTCGCCCGATGCGACCAGATCCTGGATGAGATGGACGCCTCCTATGACGCAGATGATGTCGCGACATGGGGCGCACTGAACCATCGTTATCATTCCGCGCTTTATGCTGCGGCTGAGCGCAAACTGACCAATGAGATGCTGCAGGGGCTCAGCCTCCACTCCGACCGGTTCATCCGCATGCATCTAAGTGTGATGAAACAGCGCGAACCCGCCAAGGCAGAGCATCGCGATCTCTTGGCCTTGGCCGAAGCGCGCGATATCGACGCCGCATGTACCGCCCTGACCCGGCATATCTCACGCACCAAGGAAGAGCTGCTCACATTGGTCGCCGAGAACCGCGCCTAG
- a CDS encoding mandelate racemase/muconate lactonizing enzyme family protein, translating into MSTPYSASGAVPVGAGRGKDDGGPRIRRIETFCSPLVGFVRVTSEDGQQGWGQVSTYNSDLTCEILHRQVAPWALGRGMDAMEAVIAEIPLREHKYPGTYLRRAMAGLDTAVWDWRGRVAQKPVAELLGGSAGPIRAYASSMRRDITPEDEAERMKALRDDLGFDAFKVRVGAECGEDRDEWPGRTETIIPQIRAALGEGAALLVDGNSGFSPKRSIEVGQLLQEHGYEHFEEPCPYWMLEQTAEVTRALDLDVAGGEQDWDLQTWHRMIEMRAVDIIQPDILYLGGMTRSMEVARLGAAAGLPCTPHCANLSMVTLFTMHMLRAVDLPGRYLEFSIEGEDYYPWQRDLFVTDPFVISDGQAVVRDVPGWGVEINPEWLATSKYTCSEDTP; encoded by the coding sequence ATGAGCACGCCCTATTCAGCATCTGGTGCCGTCCCCGTTGGGGCCGGTCGTGGCAAAGACGATGGCGGTCCCCGGATACGTCGTATTGAAACCTTCTGCAGCCCGCTTGTGGGGTTTGTTCGGGTGACGTCTGAGGACGGGCAGCAGGGCTGGGGGCAGGTGTCTACCTATAACAGCGATCTGACCTGCGAGATCCTCCATCGGCAAGTGGCGCCTTGGGCTTTGGGCCGGGGCATGGATGCGATGGAGGCGGTGATCGCTGAGATTCCGCTGCGAGAGCACAAATATCCCGGCACCTATTTGCGGCGCGCAATGGCGGGGCTTGATACCGCGGTCTGGGATTGGCGGGGCCGGGTGGCGCAAAAGCCCGTTGCGGAATTGCTGGGTGGATCAGCTGGTCCGATCCGCGCCTATGCGTCGTCGATGCGTCGCGACATCACGCCCGAGGATGAGGCGGAGCGGATGAAAGCGCTGCGCGATGATCTCGGGTTTGATGCCTTCAAGGTGCGGGTGGGGGCTGAATGTGGCGAAGACCGCGACGAATGGCCGGGGCGGACGGAGACAATCATTCCCCAGATCCGCGCCGCACTGGGGGAGGGGGCGGCGCTGTTGGTTGATGGCAATTCCGGGTTCTCGCCCAAACGCTCCATCGAGGTGGGGCAGTTGCTGCAGGAGCATGGCTATGAGCATTTTGAGGAACCCTGCCCCTATTGGATGCTGGAGCAGACCGCAGAGGTGACCCGTGCGCTAGATTTGGATGTGGCAGGCGGTGAGCAGGATTGGGATTTGCAGACCTGGCACCGCATGATCGAGATGCGTGCGGTCGATATCATTCAGCCTGATATTCTCTATCTTGGTGGGATGACGCGGAGCATGGAGGTGGCCCGCCTTGGCGCTGCGGCTGGGCTTCCATGCACGCCTCATTGCGCAAATCTGTCGATGGTGACGCTGTTCACGATGCATATGCTGCGCGCCGTTGATCTGCCCGGGCGTTATCTAGAGTTCTCAATTGAGGGCGAGGATTATTACCCCTGGCAGCGCGATCTCTTTGTCACCGACCCGTTTGTGATCAGTGATGGCCAGGCTGTGGTCCGCGATGTGCCCGGGTGGGGCGTCGAGATCAATCCTGAGTGGCTGGCCACGTCGAAATACACCTGTAGTGAGGATACGCCATGA
- a CDS encoding ABC transporter ATP-binding protein encodes MTMQETQPVLEVRNLCTTFKRGGVMLPAVRDVSFDLRQGEVLGLVGESGSGKSVTLRSILGLTRRHGEVTGEVRWQGRDISRLTDRQLRGVRGGEVAMIFQEPMTSLNPLLTVGLQLTETLKAHTDLSRAARRDRAIEMLDHVGIPAAASRLQDYPHQFSGGMRQRVMIAIALAAEPKLLLADEPTTALDVTIQAQILDLILRLSDEMNMGVILVTHDLGVVAQTCENVAVMYAGRVVEQGAVRQVLRAPRHPYTAGLMRSVPQDIAPRTPLYSVPGTPPSLEMLPPGCAYGPRCEVRTEACLSKRPPLETISAGRRAACFNPVPAIQGEVA; translated from the coding sequence ATGACCATGCAAGAGACACAACCGGTTCTGGAGGTTCGCAACCTCTGCACGACGTTCAAGCGCGGTGGCGTGATGTTGCCTGCGGTTCGCGATGTCAGCTTTGATCTGCGGCAAGGGGAGGTCCTGGGGCTCGTCGGGGAGAGCGGCTCTGGCAAGAGCGTGACCCTGAGGTCGATCCTGGGGCTGACCCGCCGCCACGGGGAGGTTACGGGCGAGGTGCGCTGGCAGGGACGTGATATCTCGCGACTGACGGATAGGCAGCTGCGTGGGGTGCGCGGCGGCGAGGTGGCGATGATCTTTCAGGAGCCGATGACCTCGCTCAACCCTTTGCTGACGGTGGGTCTGCAACTGACCGAAACGCTGAAGGCGCATACTGATCTGTCCCGCGCGGCACGTCGCGACCGGGCGATTGAAATGCTGGATCATGTGGGGATCCCCGCCGCTGCCTCCCGGTTGCAGGACTATCCGCATCAGTTTTCCGGCGGCATGCGCCAGCGGGTGATGATTGCCATTGCGCTGGCGGCGGAACCAAAGCTGTTGCTGGCGGATGAGCCAACCACCGCACTGGATGTCACCATTCAGGCCCAGATCCTCGATCTGATCCTGCGTCTGTCCGATGAGATGAACATGGGGGTTATTCTGGTCACCCATGATCTGGGAGTGGTGGCGCAAACCTGTGAAAATGTTGCGGTTATGTATGCCGGTCGCGTTGTGGAACAGGGTGCGGTGCGGCAGGTGCTGCGCGCGCCAAGGCATCCTTACACCGCCGGGCTGATGCGGTCGGTGCCGCAGGATATCGCGCCACGCACGCCGCTCTATTCCGTGCCGGGGACACCGCCGAGCCTTGAGATGTTGCCGCCGGGCTGCGCATATGGGCCGCGTTGTGAGGTACGGACGGAAGCCTGCCTGAGCAAGCGGCCTCCGCTGGAAACCATCAGTGCCGGACGGCGCGCGGCCTGTTTTAATCCGGTGCCTGCCATTCAGGGAGAGGTTGCATGA
- a CDS encoding Dps family protein yields MTQTAAALSTDSKTAIADALNQSVAETAVTTMLAQNFHWNVKGMAFGPLHDLFQKIYEDHFLGQDDLAERVRALDVHAEGTLAGMLKRSKVAEHDGHATDKEMIRIMMEAQETLASTLAGCGALAADHGDTLTEDLCIARGQTHEKFAWFLRSHLAG; encoded by the coding sequence ATGACACAGACCGCTGCCGCACTTTCGACCGATTCGAAAACCGCGATCGCCGATGCGCTGAACCAGTCCGTGGCAGAAACCGCTGTCACCACGATGCTGGCCCAGAACTTTCACTGGAACGTCAAAGGTATGGCATTTGGCCCTCTGCATGATCTGTTCCAAAAGATCTACGAAGATCACTTCCTCGGGCAAGATGATCTGGCGGAACGTGTACGCGCATTGGACGTTCACGCCGAAGGGACATTGGCCGGGATGCTGAAACGCTCCAAAGTGGCCGAGCATGACGGTCATGCCACTGATAAGGAAATGATCCGCATCATGATGGAAGCACAGGAGACGTTGGCCTCAACTCTCGCTGGCTGTGGTGCACTGGCCGCCGATCACGGCGACACACTGACCGAGGATCTCTGCATCGCGCGCGGTCAGACACATGAAAAATTCGCCTGGTTCCTGCGCTCGCATCTTGCAGGCTAA
- a CDS encoding ABC transporter permease, producing the protein MTDATLQSPEATRPQQSRWQIALRKPGFMIGVAIIAVSTLLAIAPGLFAPYDPNFIDYNAVRQPPSWAHPFGTDMLGRDSLSRVISAYSVNMQMAVLATVFAMLIGVIIGALVGYYRGVADMIFGRVVDAVITFPFLVLVIAVVAVLGPGLVNMYIAITVVGWVYYARLMRAEVITQMGNDYASAGVVMGYSDRRVIFRHLLPNAITPVIVYWMTDMSLAILLGSSLGYLGLGAQPPQAEWGVLIAEGRNFITTAWWLSLMPGIAIVLTGIGFSLIGDGLADLLRPRG; encoded by the coding sequence ATGACTGATGCCACACTCCAGTCGCCTGAGGCGACGCGCCCGCAGCAGAGCCGGTGGCAGATAGCCCTGCGCAAACCCGGCTTCATGATTGGTGTCGCCATTATTGCCGTCTCGACGCTGCTGGCCATCGCGCCGGGGCTGTTCGCCCCATATGACCCCAACTTCATTGACTATAACGCGGTGCGTCAGCCGCCGAGCTGGGCGCATCCCTTTGGCACCGACATGCTGGGTCGGGACAGTTTGAGCCGGGTTATCTCAGCCTACTCGGTGAATATGCAGATGGCGGTTCTGGCCACGGTCTTTGCGATGCTGATTGGCGTCATCATCGGCGCATTGGTCGGATATTATCGCGGGGTCGCCGATATGATCTTTGGCCGGGTGGTGGATGCGGTCATCACCTTTCCCTTTCTGGTTCTGGTGATTGCGGTTGTTGCCGTGCTGGGGCCGGGACTGGTCAATATGTATATCGCCATTACAGTGGTTGGCTGGGTGTATTACGCGCGCCTGATGCGCGCGGAGGTGATCACCCAGATGGGCAACGACTATGCCTCGGCAGGGGTGGTCATGGGGTATTCCGACCGGCGGGTTATTTTTCGCCACCTGTTACCCAATGCGATCACCCCGGTGATTGTCTACTGGATGACGGATATGTCGCTGGCAATCCTGTTGGGGTCCTCGCTGGGATACCTCGGTCTGGGCGCGCAGCCACCGCAGGCTGAATGGGGTGTTTTGATTGCCGAAGGGCGCAATTTCATCACCACCGCCTGGTGGCTCAGCCTGATGCCGGGCATCGCCATCGTACTGACCGGGATTGGATTTTCGCTGATTGGTGATGGGTTGGCCGACCTGTTGCGGCCCCGTGGTTGA
- a CDS encoding DUF1289 domain-containing protein, with translation MPKTPSPCIDVCKFKREGHCIGCSMTKAQKSLFKGLKKDSHRRAFVTMLTSQQGQLGKYTHWDIAYRKKLEKRKIAAEDIL, from the coding sequence ATGCCCAAGACGCCCAGCCCCTGTATTGATGTTTGTAAATTCAAACGTGAGGGTCATTGCATCGGCTGTTCGATGACCAAAGCGCAAAAATCACTCTTCAAGGGGTTGAAGAAGGACAGCCATCGGCGGGCCTTTGTCACCATGCTGACTTCGCAGCAGGGACAGTTGGGCAAATACACCCATTGGGATATCGCCTACCGCAAAAAGTTGGAGAAACGAAAAATCGCGGCCGAGGATATCCTCTGA
- a CDS encoding helix-turn-helix domain-containing protein, translated as MDVSGTRKSGTNKRNRKKDNPEQLGNAIRRRRKAMGMTMVQVAEETELTPGFISQVERGISTPSLSSLLSIAASLQTTVEQLLSVEEEFREYIHKDNRQTYALGVNGRLYEKLGPGFSGALCYPSIIHRPPGHVSEKMCHEGEVFCYLISGQLEYHLGDAVHIMSPGDTVHHDCSKPHYSIVLSEEEAVELWVSTMPMKSASR; from the coding sequence ATGGACGTCTCAGGCACGCGCAAATCAGGCACCAACAAAAGAAATCGGAAAAAAGACAACCCTGAGCAATTGGGCAATGCGATCCGCCGTCGTCGCAAGGCGATGGGAATGACAATGGTGCAAGTTGCCGAGGAAACCGAGCTGACGCCCGGATTCATCTCACAGGTGGAACGCGGCATCAGCACGCCGTCGCTGTCGTCTCTGTTGTCGATTGCTGCCTCTTTGCAGACCACTGTGGAGCAACTGTTGAGTGTTGAGGAAGAATTTCGCGAATATATTCATAAGGATAATCGGCAAACCTATGCGTTGGGCGTAAACGGCAGGCTCTACGAGAAACTGGGGCCGGGGTTCTCTGGCGCGCTGTGCTATCCTTCCATCATTCACCGACCTCCCGGCCATGTGTCAGAAAAAATGTGCCATGAAGGAGAGGTGTTTTGCTATCTGATTTCAGGACAGCTCGAATATCATCTGGGCGATGCCGTGCATATCATGTCACCGGGGGACACCGTCCATCATGACTGCTCAAAACCACATTATTCGATTGTGTTGAGTGAGGAAGAGGCTGTCGAACTCTGGGTCAGCACCATGCCGATGAAAAGCGCGTCGCGCTGA